In Leishmania braziliensis MHOM/BR/75/M2904 complete genome, chromosome 31, one genomic interval encodes:
- the AAT1.4 gene encoding amino acid permease → MSSQPSVKPPHHHRTRQREEFPDRISSHRGVALDSPRKSVTMVGVTSTTSLPAEARRAGQRFQRPSHSQPRRTGCLGVLQCIRDGVIKAVCTIIPPGGILSAAFNMASASIGAGILGLPSATDSAGLILATLYLIVITYFSVFSMYILALAAQNTRIKSFEGMARWLFPAGKYAFSYWAAFIRWFYGFSGCVTYVISAGNSITPMFAGAAKQHPDNSAIQFFATTQGNRVFTVIIWLFVMLPLLIPKHVDSLRYASALAVMFIVYFVIMAVVHSIRHGLPETSKHVRLSGNQVDDDKLEHNTVFLFRTGNSVIHTVGIFMFAYVCQINACEVFWDFRPEIRTAKNYTLAAFIGMMMCGTLYLLVAVFGYLDFGSKNLLGKSLLLMFNPFDEVDIMIAYVGIMVKLCVAYALLGIAARNSLYYLIGFQHRYRNRPAAAVAGAAEELGAVDGCAAATAQCSANPVVAMADIAVVQSDGLVGADNNHGPAEATKDRNPSTSLNEDSVDEEYVDNTTEDTTYVDNIPFWQHLLVVLALSVASLLCGLFIPNINTVFGFAGAISGGFIAFVFPALFVMYSGSFTVAQVGWFTYLNTYLLLICGVVGIVFGTAGTIYETI, encoded by the coding sequence ATGTCAAGCCAGCCATCCGTGAagcctccccaccaccatcgaACGCGACAGCGCGAGGAGTTCCCCGACCGCATCAGCAGCCACAGAGGTGTCGCGCTGGACTCCCCGCGGAAGAGCGTGACGATGGTGGGCGTCACGAGCACGACTAGTCTGCCGgcggaggcgcggcgcgcaGGGCAGCGCTTCCAACGCCCGTCGCactcgcagccgcgccgcacgGGATGCCTTGGTGTTCTGCAGTGCATCCGCGACGGCGTCATCAAGGCGGTGTGCACCATCATTCCGCCTGGCGGCAttctctccgccgccttcaACATGGCGAGTGCGTCCATCGGCGCCGGCATCCTTGGTCTGCCGTCGGCGACCGACTCGGCAGGTCTCATTCTCGCCACCCTCTACCTCATCGTCATCACGTACTTCTCCGTGTTCTCCATGTACATCCTCGCACTCGCGGCGCAGAATACGCGCATCAAGAGCTTCGAGGGCATGGCGCGCTGGCTCTTCCCGGCCGGAAAGTACGCCTTCTCCTACTGGGCCGCGTTCATTCGCTGGTTCTACGGCTTTTCCGGGTGCGTCACGTACGTCATCAGCGCCGGCAACTCCATTACACCCATGTTCGCCGGTGCGGCAAAGCAGCACCCCGACAACAGCGCGATCCAATTCTTCGCCACCACGCAGGGCAACCGCGTTTTCACAGTCATCATTTGGCTCTTCgtgatgctgccgctgctcattcCGAAGCATGTCGACTCGCTCCGCTACGCCTCCGCTCTCGCGGTGATGTTTATTGTGTACTTCGTCATTATGGCTGTCGTGCACAGCATCCGGCACGGACTGCCCGAAACGTCCAAGCACGTGCGGCTGTCCGGCAATCAAGTGGATGATGACAAGCTGGAGCACAATACcgtgtttctttttcgcACAGGCAACTCTGTAATCCACACCGTGGGCATCTTTATGTTTGCGTACGTCTGTCAGATCAACGCGTGCGAGGTTTTCTGGGATTTCAGGCCGGAGATTCGCACGGCGAAGAACTACACGCTGGCAGCGTTCATCGGCATGATGATGTGCGGCACGCTGTACCTGCTGGTCGCCGTGTTCGGCTACCTTGACTTTGGCAGCAAGAACCTGCTGGGcaagtcgctgctgctcatgttCAACCCATTCGATGAGGTGGACATCATGATCGCCTACGTTGGCATCATGGTCAAGCTGTGCGTCGCCTACGCACTGCTCGGCATTGCGGCGCGCAACTCCTTGTACTACCTGATCGGCTTCCAGCACCGCTACCGCAACCgccccgctgcggcggtcgcaggcgctgcggaggagctcggcgctgtcgatggctgcgccgctgctaccgccCAGTGCAGCGCGAATCCGGTCGTGGCCATGGCGGACATCGCCGTCGTCCAGTCCGACGGTCTCGTCGGGGCGGACAACAACCACGGCCCCGCGGAGGCGACGAAGGACCGCAATCCGTCCACTTCCCTCAACGAGGACTCCGTGGACGAGGAGTACGTGGACAACACCACCGAGGACACGACGTACGTGGACAACATCCCGTTCTGGCAGCACCTGCTCGTCGTGCTCGCCCTCTCCgtcgcgtcgctgctgtgcggcctGTTCATCCCGAACATCAACACCGTCTTCGGTTTTGCTGGCGCGATCAGTGGCGGCTTCATCGCCTTTGTCTTCCCCGCGCTGTTCGTCATGTACTCGGGTAGCTTcacggtggcgcaggtgggTTGGTTCACGTACCTGAACACGTACCTGCTGCTGATCTGTGGCGTTGTCGGCATTGTATTTGGCACCGCCGGCACCATCTACGAAACGATTTGA
- a CDS encoding protein kinase-like protein produces the protein MEPSLSATLLTTAQVPCSEGPRAETCPPLYAHTQNPPRAAKRAAYCDFVCRVDILWTILFFVLLLSVGLCTSVVTQTLLSTAVFESWHKLHALHVNVTSKQLSQQISAAYGLAVHILPLQVRYPVLMQSEDTLATLCALLTAYDKYTSFDTLSVTSLTLQEAIACIHGFTDDESTDSLAGYVSYNHTVNATYYVDKDTYHFQRPLRAAMVWPFAARNVSSIINESTSIAPISRATHNPSIGRRNAWRVHPILPHLMEMEVPIGIEYRDPLAPEITDYVHLYINASRLLREPDGTQRAGARIALLISQSLDTPDPTIMSNNWGQQSILNSTIYTPLLSTNVTYLKVSDVRDPLMRAALKYVDLTALQNGVSSSTVEFQHDGAPAIVTAWTCTTSGGLSLPLIYASMQTSITMPLTRIRHINNGIVAFTVLLLTLSFWYLIHRTVSKPLSGVQASLFASVKHGGRQLYHAGGSKLIRFAEFDALIQAHNETMKQLRNVDAFVPESLRQRVTDSTASRRYDSPAQRSSRPLTNRRRRKLKATKLSLHLSTVVYVSTTPIASHTTAQSSPHSPSFSEEQEPLQIRGQRLIAAAEKTAHAANTANSGPFPTPAALTAFLTAVQELCRTHHGTLHRVCPDACVLHFHSAVRAHLPRGQGAASPVAAPTMRHGVPAAQPAPQPQALAPPEETWRHAAQDARRAAAFALDLVSWVDAQGGSGASARGGGASPMPDVHALLDTSLFTCGQYCPAGSEQTLQVALGRDVQRALGRVPQRIGVRVAVTEETATLLRAEVRRRSRGCGTVDHGVRLIPVDVLRTGRAGLDSEVVVLYEALPGRVVGDAAWQRYARCCCDGFAHMLRGDYAGALNAYRGVAEIEDLEPGLLPPSMRREAAASAATGGAVSEQVVRLVRECEHRVRWRITEPLCKARLCPLGIDAVLRDTKPPGSETGAQCQRAPLHAEGDAGVPQKVRPREEKCTGPSLTSRQRFPDVRERYVLAMPDGTSTFRSVVPSMPAWIRDQHGLQWHLARRRGDIKSTPVSMWQKRVLALGSAGALCSVSYLMYREVHPVVAKAIRDAPLGPMSDTRCSVVPVCEATRGSVGMLKKLLFTYQALGHPNIMLGIICRVSMEDWVVSSVCPQPVALYAMCIQAADVLQP, from the coding sequence ATGGAGCCCTCTCTCAGCGCAACGCTTCTCACCACAGCGCAGGTTCCTTGCAGTGAAGGGCCGCGAGCAGAGACGTGTCCACCGCTgtacgcgcacacgcagaacCCGCCCCGCGCCGCAAAGCGCGCCGCGTACTGCGACTTTGTGTGCCGCGTCGACATCCTCTGGACGattctcttcttcgtcctcctcttAAGTGTCGGCCTCTGCACTTCTGTCGTCACACAGACACTCCTATCCACCGCGGTGTTCGAATCATGGCACAAGCTGCACGCCCTCCACGTGAACGTCACCAGCAAGCAGCTGAGCCAGCAGATCAGTGCCGCGTACGGCCTTGCCGTCCACATCCTACCGCTGCAAGTACGCTACCCAGTCCTGATGCAGTCCGAGGACACACTTGCAACACTCTGCGCCCTCCTCACGGCGTACGACAAGTACACGTCCTTCGACACATTATCAGTCACCTCCCTCACACTCCAAGAGGCAATCGCCTGCATACATGGGTTCACTGATGACGAGTCGACGGACAGTCTCGCCGGGTACGTATCCTACAACCACACCGTCAACGCCACCTACTACGTCGACAAGGACACCTACCACTTCCAGCGTCCGCTGCgcgcggcgatggtgtggccATTTGCTGCACGTAACGTGTCGAGCATTATAAACGAGAGCACGAGCATCGCCCCCATCTCCAGGGCCACCCACAACCCGAGCATCGGCCGCCGCAACGCGTGGCGTGTGCATCCCATTCTGCCGCACCTCATGGAGATGGAAGTACCAATCGGCATCGAGTACAGAGACCCCCTAGCGCCGGAGATCACCGACTATGTGCACCTGTACATCAACGCCTCGAGGCTTCTACGTGAGCCCGACGGGACGCAGCGCGCAGGTGCCCGCATTGCGCTCCTCATCAGCCAAAGCCTCGATACCCCCGACCCCACCATCATGTCGAACAACTGGGGCCAACAGTCGATCCTCAACTCCACCATTTACACACCGTTGCTCAGCACCAATGTCACCTACCTCAAGGTGAGCGATGTCCGTGACCCACTCATGCGCGCTGCACTCAAGTACGTCGACCTCACAGCGCTGCAGAACGGGGTCAGCAGTAGCACTGTTGAATTCCAGCACGACGGCGCACCTGCCATAGTTACCGCATGGACCTGCACAACGTCTGGAGgcctctctctacctctcaTCTATGCCAGCATGCAAACGAGCATCACTATGCCGCTGACGCGCATTCGCCACATCAACAACGGAATCGTAGCCTTCACagtgctcctcctcactctctctttttggtATCTTATCCACCGCACCGTCTCGAAGCCCCTCAGCGGCGTGCAGGCGAGCCTGTTTGCCAGCGTCAAGCACGGCGGCCGTCAGCTCTACCACGCTGGAGGCAGCAAGTTGATTCGCTTTGCGGAGTTTGATGCGCTCATCCAAGCACACAATGAAACgatgaagcagctgcgcaatGTCGACGCCTTCGTTCCGGAAAGCCTACGACAGCGCGTCACGGACAGCACGGCCAGCCGCAGGTATGACAGCCCTGCGCAGCGCTCCTCGCGCCCCTTAACTAATCGGAGGCGCCGCAAACTAAAAGCCACGAAGCTGTCTTTACACCTCTCGACCGTCGTCTATGTTTCGACGACTCCTATCGCATCTCACACCACCGCCCAAAGCTCGCCCCATTCACCATCTTTCTCCGAAGAGCAGGAGCCTCTCCAGATCCGTGGCCAGCGACTCATCGCGGCGGCCGAGAAAACGGCACACGCAGCCAACACCGCCAACAGCGgccccttccccacaccgGCCGCACTCACCGCATTCCTCACCGCCGTGCAGGAGCTGTGCCGCACGCACCACGGCACGCTGCATCGCGTCTGCCCcgacgcgtgcgtgctgcactTCCACAGCGCCGTGCGCGCACACCTGCCGCGTGGACAGGGAGCAGCGAGTCCGGTGGCTGCGCCCACCATGAGGCACGGCGTCCCCGCCGCACAGccggcaccgcagccgcaggcCCTCGCGCCGCCGGAGGAGACGTGGCGCCACGCCGCGCAGGacgcacgccgcgccgctgccttcgcGCTGGACCTGGTGAGCTGGGTGGACGCacagggcggcagcggcgccagtgcgcggggcggtggtgcgtcgCCCATGCCGGacgtgcacgcgctgctggacACGAGCCTGTTCACGTGCGGGCAGTACTGCCCCGCCGGCAGCGAGCAGACGCTGCAGGTGGCGCTTGGCCGCGAcgtgcagcgcgcgctgggccgcgtgccgcagcgcatcGGCGTGCGCGTGGCCGTGACGGAGgagacggcgacgctgctgcgcgcggaggtgcgccgcaggagccgcggctgcggcaccgtGGACCACGGCGTGCGGCTGATCCCCGTGGATGTGCTGCGCACGGGCCGCGCGGGGCTGGAcagcgaggtggtggtgctgtacGAGGCGCTGCCCGGGCGCGTGGTGGGCGACgcggcgtggcagcggtacgcgcgctgctgctgtgacggcTTCGCGCACATGCTGCGCGGCGACTACGCCGGCGCGCTGAACGCCTAccgcggcgtcgccgagATCGAGGACCTGGAGCCcgggctgctgccgccgagcATGCGTCGCGAGGcggctgccagcgccgcgacggGCGGCGCCGTGTCGGAGCAGGTGGTGCGGCTGGTGCGCGAGTGCGAGCACCGCGTGCGGTGGCGCATCACGGAGCCGCTGTGCAAGGCGCGCCTCTGTCCGCTCGGAATCGACGCAGTGCTACGCGACACCAAGCCGCCGGGCAGCGAGACCGGCGCGCAGTGCCAGCGCGCACCTCTGCACGCTGAAGGGGACGCGGGCGTGCCTCAGAAGGTCCGCCcgagggaagagaagtgcACCGGCCCCTCGCTGACATCGCGGCAGCGGTTTCCTGATGTGCGGGAGCGCTATGTATTAGCTATGCCAGACGGCACCAGCACCTTCCGTTCTGTGGTGCCCTCGATGCCTGCGTGGATACGGGACCAGCATGGGCTGCAATGGCATCTTGCGCGTCGCCGAGGCGACATCAAGTCCACCCCAGTGTCTATGTGGCAGAAACGAGTATTGGCGCTGGGCTCTGCTGGAGCGCTATGCTCCGTCAGCTACCTGATGTATCGTGAGGTTCATCCTGTTGTAGCCAAAGCCATTCGTGATGCGCCACTGGGTCCCATGTCGGACACACGGTGCAGTgttgtgcctgtgtgcgaAGCGACTCGGGGCTCGGTGGGGATGCTGAAGAAGCTACTTTTCACGTACCAGGCACTGGGGCATCCCAACATCATGCTGGGGATCATTTGTCGGGTGTCTATGGAGGACTGGGTTGTGTCTTCAGTGTGCCCGCAACCAGTGGCGTTATACGCGATGTGCATACAGGCTGCGGACGTCTTACAGCCTTGA